Genomic segment of Rhodococcus rhodochrous:
GGCATGATTCGCACATTCCGGGTGCTCGCGTTCGTCTCCCTGGCAGCGGTGGCCGCCGCGTGCAGCACAGAGTCGGATTCGGCCGACACCAACTCCGCAGAGGACCTCACCGGTCGCACCTTCGTCTCGACGAGCGTGACCGGCACACAGATCCCGGGCGACGGACCGCTGGTCGTCGAGTTCCCGGACGACGGACGCATCTCCGCGACCGCCGGCTGCAACCGCTTCGTCGGTGGCGTCGATCTGTCCGAGGGCAGAGTGAAGGCGTCGGACCTGGCGAGCACGATGATGGCCTGCCTGCCGGAACGCGAGGGAGCCGACGCCTGGCTCACCACGTTGTTCGACGCCGAGCCGCGCTGGTCGCTCGACGGGAACACCTTCACGCTCACCGGCGACGACATCACGGTCTCGCTCGAGGACGAGAAGGTCGTCGACCCCGATCTGCCGATCACCGGCACCGAATGGGTGGTGACCTCGCTGCGCACCGCCGACGCCGTCGTCAGGTCGATCGCCCTGGAGAACGCCGCGCCGACACTCACCCTGTCCGACGACGGCACCCTCACAGGGAACACGGGGTGCAACGAGTTCGGCGGCAGCGCCGAGGTCGGCAACGACGTCATCCTGTTCGAACCGCTCACCATGACCCGCGCGGCCTGCGCCGATCCCGAGCTCGCCGATGTCGAGACGCACATCCTGAACGTGCTCGCAGGTGAGACCACCTACACCGTCCAGGGCTCGTCGATGACCCTCACCGCGGCGAACGGCACCGACGGACTGGAGTTCACGGCCCGCTGAGCCCTCCTCGGTACCGTGAGACACATGCCGGGAGCAGTCCGCGTGGTCGTCGTCCTCGCACTGGGTGCGCTGCTGTCCGGGTGCGGGCTGTTCGGATCGTCGCCGTCCGACCCGATCGGCCGCCGTTACGTC
This window contains:
- a CDS encoding META domain-containing protein, with translation MIRTFRVLAFVSLAAVAAACSTESDSADTNSAEDLTGRTFVSTSVTGTQIPGDGPLVVEFPDDGRISATAGCNRFVGGVDLSEGRVKASDLASTMMACLPEREGADAWLTTLFDAEPRWSLDGNTFTLTGDDITVSLEDEKVVDPDLPITGTEWVVTSLRTADAVVRSIALENAAPTLTLSDDGTLTGNTGCNEFGGSAEVGNDVILFEPLTMTRAACADPELADVETHILNVLAGETTYTVQGSSMTLTAANGTDGLEFTAR